A single genomic interval of Balaenoptera musculus isolate JJ_BM4_2016_0621 chromosome 14, mBalMus1.pri.v3, whole genome shotgun sequence harbors:
- the CNDP2 gene encoding cytosolic non-specific dipeptidase isoform X1 → MSALTALFKYVDENQDRYIKKLAEWVAIQSVSAWPEKRGEIRRMMEVAAADIKQLGGSVELVDIGNQKLPDGSEIPLPPILLGTLGSDPQKKTVCIYGHLDVQPAALEDGWDSEPFTLVERDGKLYGRGATDDKGPVAGWMNALEAFQKTCQEVPVNVRFCLEGMEESGSEGLDALIFAQKDVFFKDVDYVCISDNYWLGKNKPCITYGLRGICYFFIEVECSNRDLHSGVYGGSVHEAMTDLIMLMGCLMDRTGKILIPGISEAVASVTDDELELYDKIDFDLEEYTRDVGTQTLLHGCKKDILMHRWRYPSLSLHGIEGAFSGSGVKTVIPRKVIGKFSIRLVPDMTPEVVTEQVTSYLTKKFAELHSPNKFKVYLSHGGKPWVSDFNHPHYLAGRRALKTVFGVEPDLTREGGSIPVTLTFQEATGKNVMLLPVGSADDGAHSQNEKLNRHNYIEGTKMLAAYLYEVSQLKN, encoded by the exons ATGTCGGCCCTCACTGCCCTGTTTAAGTACGTTGATGAGAATCAGGATCGCTACATTAAG AAACTTGCGGAATGGGTGGCCATCCAGAGCGTGTCTGCGTGGCCCGAGAAAAGAGGCGAGATCAGGAGGATGATGGAGGTCGCCGCTGCCGACATCAAGCAGCTGGGGGGCTCCGTGGAGCTGGTGGACATCGGGAACCAGAAG ctccctgaTGGCTCGGAGATACCACTTCCGCCCATTTTACTCGGCACACTGGGCTCCGACCCGCAGAAGAAAACGGTGTGCATTTATGGACATCTGGACGTGCAGCCGGCAGCCCTGGAGGACGGCTGGGACAGCGAGCCCTTCACCTTGGTGGAGCGAGACG GCAAACTGTATGGGAGAGGAGCCACCGATGATAAGGGGCCAGTGGCCGGCTGGATGAACGCCCTGGAAGCCTTCCAGAAAACGTGTCAG GAAGTCCCTGTCAACGTCCGCTTCTGTCTGGAGGGCATGGAGGAGTCTGGCTCCGAAGGCCTGGATGCGCTGATCTTTGCCCAGAAGGACGTGTTCTTTAAGGATGTGGACTATGTCTGCATCTCTGACAACTACTGGCTGGGGAAGAACAAGCCCTGCATCACCTACGGGCTCCGGGGCATCTGCTACTTCTTCATTGAG GTGGAATGCAGCAACAGAGACCTGCACTCCGGCGTGTACGGCGGCTCGGTGCACGAGGCCATGACCGACCTCATCATGCTGATGG gCTGCCTGATGGACCGCACGGGGAAGATCCTCATCCCGGGCATCAGCGAGGCGGTGGCCTCCGTGACGGACGACGAGCTGGAGCTCTACGACAAGATCGACTTCGACCTGGAGGAGTACACCCGGGATGTGGGGACACAGACCCTGCTGCACGGCTGCAAG AAAGACATCCTGATGCACAGGTGGCGGTACCCGTCCCTCTCCCTCCACGGGATCGAAGGTGCCTTCTCTGGGTCGGGGGTCAAGACCGTGATTCCCCGCAAAGTGATCGGCAAGTTCTCCATCAGGCTCGTGCCAGACATGACTCCTGAGGTGGTCACCGAGCAG GTTACGAGCTACTTGACCAAGAAGTTTGCTGAACTGCACAGTCCCAACAAGTTCAAGGTGTACCTGAGCCACGGCGGGAAGCCCTGGGTATCCGACTTCAACCACCCTCATTACTTGGCTGGGAGAAGAGCCCTGAAGACAG TGTTTGGTGTTGAGCCGGACTTGACCAGGGAAGGCGGCAGTATTCCTGTGACTTTGACGTTTCAGGAGGCCACAGGGAAGAATGTCATGCTGTTGCCCGTGGGGTCAGCAGATGACGGAGCCCACTCCCAGAATGAAAAGCTCAACAG GCACAACTACATTGAAGGCACCAAGATGCTGGCTGCATACCTGTACGAAGTGTCCCAGCTGAAGAACTGA
- the CNDP2 gene encoding cytosolic non-specific dipeptidase isoform X2, whose product MPAGVPGRGWALSASVRLGPHSPGSLGSLGKLYGRGATDDKGPVAGWMNALEAFQKTCQEVPVNVRFCLEGMEESGSEGLDALIFAQKDVFFKDVDYVCISDNYWLGKNKPCITYGLRGICYFFIEVECSNRDLHSGVYGGSVHEAMTDLIMLMGCLMDRTGKILIPGISEAVASVTDDELELYDKIDFDLEEYTRDVGTQTLLHGCKKDILMHRWRYPSLSLHGIEGAFSGSGVKTVIPRKVIGKFSIRLVPDMTPEVVTEQVTSYLTKKFAELHSPNKFKVYLSHGGKPWVSDFNHPHYLAGRRALKTVFGVEPDLTREGGSIPVTLTFQEATGKNVMLLPVGSADDGAHSQNEKLNRHNYIEGTKMLAAYLYEVSQLKN is encoded by the exons ATGCCTGCTGGCGTGCCGGGCCGGGGGTGGGCGCTCTCGGCCTCTGTCCGCCTCGGCCCGCACAGCCCCGGCTCCCTGGGGTCGCTTG GCAAACTGTATGGGAGAGGAGCCACCGATGATAAGGGGCCAGTGGCCGGCTGGATGAACGCCCTGGAAGCCTTCCAGAAAACGTGTCAG GAAGTCCCTGTCAACGTCCGCTTCTGTCTGGAGGGCATGGAGGAGTCTGGCTCCGAAGGCCTGGATGCGCTGATCTTTGCCCAGAAGGACGTGTTCTTTAAGGATGTGGACTATGTCTGCATCTCTGACAACTACTGGCTGGGGAAGAACAAGCCCTGCATCACCTACGGGCTCCGGGGCATCTGCTACTTCTTCATTGAG GTGGAATGCAGCAACAGAGACCTGCACTCCGGCGTGTACGGCGGCTCGGTGCACGAGGCCATGACCGACCTCATCATGCTGATGG gCTGCCTGATGGACCGCACGGGGAAGATCCTCATCCCGGGCATCAGCGAGGCGGTGGCCTCCGTGACGGACGACGAGCTGGAGCTCTACGACAAGATCGACTTCGACCTGGAGGAGTACACCCGGGATGTGGGGACACAGACCCTGCTGCACGGCTGCAAG AAAGACATCCTGATGCACAGGTGGCGGTACCCGTCCCTCTCCCTCCACGGGATCGAAGGTGCCTTCTCTGGGTCGGGGGTCAAGACCGTGATTCCCCGCAAAGTGATCGGCAAGTTCTCCATCAGGCTCGTGCCAGACATGACTCCTGAGGTGGTCACCGAGCAG GTTACGAGCTACTTGACCAAGAAGTTTGCTGAACTGCACAGTCCCAACAAGTTCAAGGTGTACCTGAGCCACGGCGGGAAGCCCTGGGTATCCGACTTCAACCACCCTCATTACTTGGCTGGGAGAAGAGCCCTGAAGACAG TGTTTGGTGTTGAGCCGGACTTGACCAGGGAAGGCGGCAGTATTCCTGTGACTTTGACGTTTCAGGAGGCCACAGGGAAGAATGTCATGCTGTTGCCCGTGGGGTCAGCAGATGACGGAGCCCACTCCCAGAATGAAAAGCTCAACAG GCACAACTACATTGAAGGCACCAAGATGCTGGCTGCATACCTGTACGAAGTGTCCCAGCTGAAGAACTGA